ATGTGAACGCACTTGTTTCCAGGTCTCCGAGCTTGCAGGACGAACTGAAAAAACTTGGCGACGACGGCTGGGAAATTCGCTACGGTAAATTGGGCGGTGGATCGTATGCGATTCGTGATATCAAGAACGTCATTGTTCTCGATGAAAACCTCAAAAATAATTCTGCGGCGTATGCGCAGGTTCTGTCGCATGAAGTCGGACATGCGACCTACCTCTATCAGCAAGACCTGTCATCGCGCGCGGCGTACGTGCAGAGTACGTTACGCGACGAAGCTGCGGCGACGATGAACAATATCCGGGTCCAGCGCGAAATCCTTTCGAATAGCGGAATCGATATTGGTGTCGCGGGCGGAAATTATTCGGCGTACAACCGGGCCTATGACGTGTACCTGAAAGACGGCGACGCCGCCGCCTGTCGCGAGGCGATCAGCAGGGTATTCGGAAACGAAATCACGTCCACGACCGGACAGACCTACAGCGACTATTACGGAGCGGCCTATGATCTGGCGAACCCACCCGGCAGGTAACCTGCACAGGTCACTTACGATGCTCGGTGTATTGATCGGCCTTGCCGGTTGCAGCCTGGCGCATGGACAACGTAACGAGGGCACACAGATGACGACGCAACCGACGATGACAATCTGGCAGGCTATCGACGCGCTGGCGCGGCAGATTCCATTCACAAAAGCGAAGGTGGAAACCGTGCTTTCGACTCGCCTCGTCGTGAAAGATACCAGCGGAAACCCGATCCAGAACACAGCATTCCAGTTCTATACCGGTGGTCCCGTCAAACTGTCGGACGGTGCAGTCATCAGTAACGTCGATTTGCGTATCAGGCACAAAGAAGGACACCCCGGTTTTCTGGTACTCGATCTGGATGGCGAATGCATCGGTCTGGATGCAGTGCGGTCGCATTACAGCATGCTTAATATAACTAACGTGCCGCATGGACACTCGCCGGACGAAATGATGGGCTATACCACGCTCGAAGAGTGGGGAAAGCTGTCGTTTGGCTTTACGGAGCGTCACCCTGACTGCCTTGCCGCTGTTTCCTTTAATCCGAAGATGCTGGAAGCAGACGAGACAGGCAAGTGATTCACAGGGAGATTCCGTGTTCAGCCTGGGGCCGGCCCAGTGGAGCAACGCCTGAAACACCGGATACAGTCGCCCAGTTTTATTAACGGGTGCCGCACGACTTACCTGCCGTCCAGCGAATTTTTGCGTGGCATTACTGATTCACGAGGACACACGGAGCAATACAAAACAGAATCAGCAAAATAATCTTCTACGCGACATCTATTCCATAAATGCCAGTTGAATGATGGGATGGGCAGACAGTCCGCTATATCCGGCGACGAACCGGAAACGTCAGCCGCCCATCGAACGGCATCACACTGACCATCCTCGACAGTCGCGGAACCACGCGATCCGCCAATCCCACCGATTCATTCCGCGTCAGTGATCCTGCATCGGCGCAGCGCCCTGCTGCGCACCGTCATCGCCCGTCGCCGGCATTGGCTCCGGCGCGTCGGGCGTCGGTGTCGGCGCAAGCGCCGGCTCCTGCGACGGGAACGGCGACTCGCCTTGCGGCGCGCTCGCCGGCCCGATGATCGGCGGCACGCCGAGCGGGCGCGCTGGCGGCGCGGCTTCGAAAGCCGGCGTCTCGGGTGCGCTAGCCGCCGACGGGGCCGACGGCACAGGCGCGGGCACCGGAGCCGGAGCCGGCCGCGCCGGCGGCGCGCGGCGCACCGGAGCGGCCGGCGTCTGCGGCTTGTGCTCGTGCGACGCGAACAGCACGTCGATCCACGCGCGCAGCTTCTCGCGGAACATCTCGAACGCGCCCGGCTCGACGTCGGTCGTGAAGCGCGCACGCGGATCGACGAGCCGCGAGCGCAGCGCGCGCTGGAAGAAGTCGCCGACGATCGGCAGCGCGCTGCGCGCGCCCTGCCCCCAGTAGTCGCTGCCGAGCGTCACGCGGCCGTCGTCGAAACCGACCCATGCGCCCGCGACCAGTTGCGGGCTCATCAGGATGAACCAGCCGTCCGTGTTGTCCTGCGTGGTGCCGGTCTTGCCGGCGACATCTGCGCGAATCCCGAAGCGCGACCGGATGCTCGACCCGGTGCCGCGATTCACGACGTCGCGCATCGTGTCGAGCAGCGTGCGGTCCGCCGCGACCGGCAGCGCACGTTCCGGCGACGCCGGCGCGAACTCCGCGAGCACGTCGCCGCTGCTGTCCTCGATGCGCGTAATCATCCGCGGTTCGAGATACGAGCCGTCGTTCGCGATCGTGCCGTACGCGGACACCATCTCCTTCAGCGTGACCGGGCTCGTGCCGAGCGCGAGCGACGGCACCGCGTCGAGCCGGCTGTCGCGCACGCCCATCGCGCGCGCGAGCCGCGCGACGCGGTCCGGCCCGACCTGCATCATCAGTTGCGCGGTGATCCGGTTGCGCGAATACGCGAGCGCGTCGCGCAGCGTGACCGGCTTGCCGCTCGGCGACACGTCGTCGGTCGGCTGCCACACCTCGCCGCCCGCGAGCGGAATCTCGACCGGCTGGTCGATGAACGTGTCGGCCGGCTTCGCGCCCTGCGCGAACGCCGCGCCGTACACGAACGGCTTGAACGTCGAACCCGGCTGACGGCGGGCCTGCTGCACGTGGTCGAACGGCTCGTTCGCGAAGTCGCGGCTGCCGACCCACGCCTTGATCTGGCCGTTGCGCGGATCGATCGCGAGAAACCCGGCCTGCACGTCGGTCTTGCTCTTGCACAGCGCGCGCATGAACCCGTGGTCCGACGCGAGATGCGCGATCGCATCGGCGTCCGGCTGCCCGGCGTCGCGCGCGGCGCGATAGTCCGGCGTCTCGCGGATGAACGTGCGGAACAGGTCGTTGCCCGCCGAGCAGCCGGAACGTCCGCTCCATGCGCCGTTCGCGATCGACTGCAACTGGTTGCCGTGCTGCGTGAGCGCGGCGGTCGCCATCGACTGCAATCGCGAGTCGATCGTCGTGCGAACGATCAGGCCGTCCGAATAGATGTTGTAGTCGTTGCGGTCGGCCCACGCGATCAGCCACTTGCGCAACTGCTGCGCGAAATGCGGCGCGGGGCCGGGCGGCTCGGTCTGCCGCTCGAAATCGACGCGCAGCGGCTTGCCCTTCAGCCGCGCGTAGTCGGCTTCGGACAGCTTGCCGTACTTCACCATCTGCGCGAGCACGGTATTGCGCCGCTGCAACGCGCGCTCCGGATTGATGACCGGGTTGTAGTAGCTGTTGCCCTTCAGCATGCCGGTCAGCGTCGCGGCCTGCAGGATGTCGAGCTGATCGGCCGAGCGGTCGAAGTAGGTGCGCGACGCCATCTCGATCCCGTACGCGTTGTACAGGAACGGCACCGTGTTCAGATACGTCTCCAGGATCTGCGGCTTGCTGTACACCGCCTCGATCTTCAATGCGGTGATCGCTTCCTTCAGCTTGCGCGTGAGCGTCGGCGCGCGGCCGACTTCGTCCGGATACAGGTTGCGCGCGAGCTGCTGCGTGATCGTCGAGCCGCCCTGGCGGTCGCCGGAGAACGTATGCAGCGCCGCGCCGGCGGTGCGCCGCCAGTCGATCCCGTGGTGCTCGTAGAAGCGGTGATCCTCGGTCGCGATCAGCGCGTCGATCATGTGCGGCGAGATCTGCGCAAGCGGCACCCATTCGCGGTTCGACGGCTTGAATTCGGCGAGCAGCTTGCCGTCGGCAGACAGGATCTGCGCGGGGCGATCGACGCGCGCCTTGCGGATGTCGCCGATGCCCGGCGTGAACGGGATCAGCACGAGCACGTACAGCACGAAGAGCGCCGGCAGCGCGGCCATCGCGATCAGCACGCCGCGCCGCGTCGGATGCCGCAGACGCTGCCATGCGGCCGCGACGAGCGGCTTCAGCGTGACACAAAGGGCAGCGGCGAGAGGCTGAAGCCGCGCGGCCGACGCCGCGGCGGCGGACTTCAGGCGGGCGAACCATGTCGAGCAATGGTCGCGGACGGACGACACGTAACGCTTCACGCAGGCAGGAATCGGCTGGAAAAGCGTGCATCGTATCAAATTCGCCGCGTATTCCGGCGATTGGGCGGCGCGCGCGACGTGGGGGCCTGTTGAGGCGCGCAGTGCGAGGGCTAGCGAGTGCCGGTGCGGGGCGCAGGCTGCGCTTCGCGCGAACCGCCGTGATGCGAGCGGAGCAAAGCGTCGGCGCGTCTGTGCTGGCACGCCGCGGCGCTTCGTTCACCCCGGTCATCCGGTTAGTCGCCGGCAACCGGATTCCGGGCGGCCGCGCTATTGCCGGCGCTCGTCGCAAACACCGCGCGCCGACGCCCGTTAGCGTGCCCCCGCCATCGCCCGTTGCAGCGTCTCCGAAGGCCGCACGCCGAACAGCCGCCGGTAGTCGGTCGCAAACTGGCTCAGATGCCAGAAGCCCCAGGCGGCGGCCACGTCCTTCACCGAATGCGTGCGGCCGCCGTCGCACAGGTCGCGGCGCGCGCCGTTCAGCCGGATCGCGCGCAGATACGCGGCCGGCGACATGCCGAGCACGTCCTGAAAGCAGTATTGCAGCGTGCGCCGGCTCACGTGCAACTGCTCGCACAGTTCGGGTACGCCGACCGGACGGTCGCGGTTCGCGAGCACGTAGCCGCGCGCATCGGACACGATCGCCTGACGCCGCTGCGACGCGACCGCCGGCTGAAACGCGTGTTCCGGCGAGCACAGATCGAACAGCGCGGCCAGCACCGACGCCTGCAGATTGCTGCGCGCGAAGCCGGACAGCGGTACGTCGAGCGCCGCGCCGTCGTCGAGCATCCGCCGCAGCGACACGCACAGTTGTACCTTGTGCCCGCCGTCGACCGGCACGACCGCCGCGTGCGGCACCGTGTCGGTCAGCCCCAGATGCTCGACTTCGGCCGCGTACTGCCGCAGCATGTCGCCGTTCACGACGATGCCGAAGAACTCGTAGTCGGCCGGCGTAATCAGTTCGAACTCGACGCCGCCCGGCCGCACCGCGAGGGCGTGATCGCCGATCACGTTCGCATCGACGCGGCCGGTGCCCTCGCGGCACAGTGGAATGCCGAACCAGTACGAATCGGACTGCACTTCGCACGTCTGCCGAAGCGCATGGCTCGTCGCTTCGCGGAACACCGTCATCCGGTCGAGGAACAGTTCGGTCAATGCGCCGGTGAAGCAGCCTGCGCTCAACTGGTCGTAGGTCTGCCGCCAGCCGTGCAGGTTGCGCGCCTGCTCGTCCGCGTCGTGCGCGACCGACGTCATCACGCGAACGGACTCGCCCCGCGCAGTGGCGGAGGACGAAGTCGTCGTATCGGCGTCGAGGCTGGAAGGGTCGCTCGTCATGGCAGACAGTCAAGGGAAACCGGGCCGCCGGATCGCCGGCTGGCGCGCGCGGCATGCAGCCGCCCGCACGGCCGAAGCGCGCGGCGGCCGATTCGCGTCGTCATGGCCGCAAGGCGCCGCGCGCGCCGCCGCGCGATCGTGCATCGCTGCAAGACCTGTGCCGGAACATTATCGCGACGCGACTCGCGCGCGAAAACGCCGTGCGAACCCGCGTGAACCCTACGCAGCAGGCGTTCTGCGATCCTATGCAAACGCGCTCGTCCATCGAAGCCGCGTCGCATCGAGCGCCCGCATCCGGGCATCGGCGCGCCGCGCCGGTGCATCCCTGCGTCCGCATGCGCAACGCGTAACAGCACGTGCGGCACATGCGGCCCGCGCGATCCGTGCGCCCGCAACCGGTCACGCATCCGCGCGCGGCGCTTCGACGGCATCGCGGACGGGCTCGCGTTCGAGCAGCGCATCGCTGTCGTCCTTCAGCCCGACGCCGGTCAGCCCGAGCCGCCGCGCATGCGTGAGCAGGTAATGCAGCTTGTGCGCGGCCGCCGCATAACCGAGCCCTTCGGGACGCACGTTCGAAATGCAGTTGCGCTCCGCGTCGCTGCGGCCGAGCTTCGGCGCATACGTGAGATACACGCCGAGGCTGTCCGGCGAACTGAGCCCCGGCCGCTCGCCGATCAGCATCGCGACGAACTTCGCGCCGAGCAACTCGCCGATCTCGTCGCCGAGCGCGACGCGCGACTGCCGCGCGACGACCACCGGCCCGACGTTCCAGTCCGTGAGCCGCGCGCAGGTCTCGACGAGCAGCGGCACCGCCTGGCGCGACGCGGCGAGCGCCGACAGCCCGTCCGCGATCACGAACACGACGTCCGG
The Paraburkholderia caballeronis genome window above contains:
- a CDS encoding penicillin-binding protein 1A → MSSVRDHCSTWFARLKSAAAASAARLQPLAAALCVTLKPLVAAAWQRLRHPTRRGVLIAMAALPALFVLYVLVLIPFTPGIGDIRKARVDRPAQILSADGKLLAEFKPSNREWVPLAQISPHMIDALIATEDHRFYEHHGIDWRRTAGAALHTFSGDRQGGSTITQQLARNLYPDEVGRAPTLTRKLKEAITALKIEAVYSKPQILETYLNTVPFLYNAYGIEMASRTYFDRSADQLDILQAATLTGMLKGNSYYNPVINPERALQRRNTVLAQMVKYGKLSEADYARLKGKPLRVDFERQTEPPGPAPHFAQQLRKWLIAWADRNDYNIYSDGLIVRTTIDSRLQSMATAALTQHGNQLQSIANGAWSGRSGCSAGNDLFRTFIRETPDYRAARDAGQPDADAIAHLASDHGFMRALCKSKTDVQAGFLAIDPRNGQIKAWVGSRDFANEPFDHVQQARRQPGSTFKPFVYGAAFAQGAKPADTFIDQPVEIPLAGGEVWQPTDDVSPSGKPVTLRDALAYSRNRITAQLMMQVGPDRVARLARAMGVRDSRLDAVPSLALGTSPVTLKEMVSAYGTIANDGSYLEPRMITRIEDSSGDVLAEFAPASPERALPVAADRTLLDTMRDVVNRGTGSSIRSRFGIRADVAGKTGTTQDNTDGWFILMSPQLVAGAWVGFDDGRVTLGSDYWGQGARSALPIVGDFFQRALRSRLVDPRARFTTDVEPGAFEMFREKLRAWIDVLFASHEHKPQTPAAPVRRAPPARPAPAPVPAPVPSAPSAASAPETPAFEAAPPARPLGVPPIIGPASAPQGESPFPSQEPALAPTPTPDAPEPMPATGDDGAQQGAAPMQDH
- a CDS encoding helix-turn-helix domain-containing protein — protein: MTSDPSSLDADTTTSSSATARGESVRVMTSVAHDADEQARNLHGWRQTYDQLSAGCFTGALTELFLDRMTVFREATSHALRQTCEVQSDSYWFGIPLCREGTGRVDANVIGDHALAVRPGGVEFELITPADYEFFGIVVNGDMLRQYAAEVEHLGLTDTVPHAAVVPVDGGHKVQLCVSLRRMLDDGAALDVPLSGFARSNLQASVLAALFDLCSPEHAFQPAVASQRRQAIVSDARGYVLANRDRPVGVPELCEQLHVSRRTLQYCFQDVLGMSPAAYLRAIRLNGARRDLCDGGRTHSVKDVAAAWGFWHLSQFATDYRRLFGVRPSETLQRAMAGAR
- the eutC gene encoding ethanolamine ammonia-lyase subunit EutC produces the protein MSDSIEKNPWYALRQFTPARIALGRAGNGVPTAPLLAFNLSHAQARDAVHHPLDANALHDELHMRGFASLDAHSAAPDRAHYLRRPDLGRRLSDDSRAALKRAANDAQAAPDVVFVIADGLSALAASRQAVPLLVETCARLTDWNVGPVVVARQSRVALGDEIGELLGAKFVAMLIGERPGLSSPDSLGVYLTYAPKLGRSDAERNCISNVRPEGLGYAAAAHKLHYLLTHARRLGLTGVGLKDDSDALLEREPVRDAVEAPRADA